From the genome of Deinococcus sp. AJ005, one region includes:
- a CDS encoding GAF domain-containing protein, whose product MTPLPPTLAAAQTARAFASALAEYACQVTAAHGVQVWVAEGEAGRLEALAQEGRGLGLSDGTLARRALDGGAVSENGMLEEGMLVCLPFGYGVLEFVGASSEGVAELSALVPLLALALEGVQAREARRGRGRVAETVEALVRRLAGSLDLAEVLTRTAQSAAQALGFSRAFVALFNEFGEGGARTGDVFSHGFDETFTGGVGVGPVSLETLIRRGEAIRFERARDADSPMAQGLLELNPEAAVIAPLSARGQPLGVLYVDSRRPGATATEDDARLVLALAEQASLAIDNARLYGIETRKREAAEALREAGAALAGSLHLGDTLARVLERAMPLFRADAAAIYEAQPDGRTLSIRSAVGLPSEYVLRVRAKMGAGVTGRAAQRREPVAAHDLANANSGGGSRYTRQLLAQNRYPYKGVLGLPLITRAGVFGTLTLYWEAPLPLDDDDLALAGVFAAQASLAVENARLYEEELRREREAAVLLNVGRVLGESQDDDALAGAVRLTTLALNAGRGLIALTDDAGEVLRCATFNLYPPTPEELASLKAQLGRGPRPLPRRACLPVAGSGLIVPLGDDVHPLGFLYADDPSPEAPGDHVLQLARSVADQMAQTLTRVRLLSALEREEARYRQLAEGAHDLILSADAGGTVTYANPAASRLLEPLTGPLVGERLLSLPTPATRDALSAAWDAARTRNAGGRAEIGIGPYRLEVRLSAVEAGPDSGVLLVARDLSELQTLADEITRRGQALEAATSRQSELRTYLSLFTQAQEEERKRISRELHDDTAQVLTASGRRVARLARELSGEQRERADDILADLNAALDSVRRFARNLRPSVLDDLGLLPALEWLAGQAQTPTRLEVGGHDRRLNAATELTIFRLAQEALNNVDKHAGASSAAIRVIFGEGGVDVVISDDGQGFTPQQAEARAQEGHLGLTGLRERVALAGGELNVDSGPGQGTKLRFSLPG is encoded by the coding sequence ATGACCCCCCTGCCCCCCACCCTCGCCGCTGCCCAGACTGCCCGCGCTTTTGCCTCGGCGCTGGCGGAGTACGCCTGCCAGGTCACGGCGGCGCACGGCGTTCAGGTCTGGGTGGCCGAGGGGGAGGCGGGCCGCCTGGAAGCTCTGGCCCAGGAAGGACGCGGCCTGGGCCTCAGCGACGGCACGCTGGCCCGGCGGGCGCTGGACGGCGGCGCTGTGTCGGAAAACGGAATGCTGGAGGAAGGCATGCTGGTCTGCCTCCCCTTCGGCTACGGAGTGCTGGAATTCGTGGGAGCCAGTTCGGAAGGAGTGGCGGAACTCTCGGCGCTGGTGCCGCTGCTGGCGCTGGCCCTGGAAGGCGTGCAGGCCCGCGAGGCCCGGCGCGGACGCGGACGCGTGGCCGAAACGGTGGAAGCCCTGGTGCGCCGTTTGGCGGGCAGTCTGGATCTGGCCGAGGTGCTGACCCGCACGGCCCAGAGTGCGGCCCAGGCGCTGGGATTCTCGCGCGCGTTCGTGGCCCTGTTCAATGAGTTCGGCGAGGGCGGGGCCAGAACGGGGGACGTGTTCTCGCACGGCTTTGATGAGACGTTCACCGGAGGCGTGGGTGTCGGCCCGGTCAGTCTGGAAACGCTGATCCGCCGGGGTGAGGCGATCCGCTTTGAACGCGCCAGGGACGCTGATTCACCGATGGCCCAGGGCCTGCTGGAATTGAATCCCGAAGCGGCGGTGATCGCTCCCCTCAGCGCACGCGGGCAGCCGCTGGGGGTGCTGTACGTGGACAGCCGCAGGCCCGGTGCAACGGCCACCGAAGACGACGCCCGGCTGGTGCTGGCGCTGGCCGAGCAGGCATCTCTGGCGATTGACAACGCCCGCCTGTACGGCATTGAGACCCGCAAACGCGAGGCCGCCGAGGCGCTGCGCGAGGCTGGGGCAGCGCTGGCGGGCAGCCTGCACCTGGGAGACACACTCGCCCGCGTGCTGGAGCGGGCCATGCCTCTTTTCCGCGCCGACGCCGCCGCCATCTACGAGGCCCAGCCGGATGGGCGCACCCTGAGCATCCGTAGCGCCGTGGGCCTGCCCAGCGAATACGTGTTGCGCGTGCGGGCCAAGATGGGCGCGGGCGTGACCGGACGGGCGGCCCAGCGCCGCGAACCGGTGGCCGCCCACGATCTGGCGAACGCCAATTCCGGCGGTGGCAGCCGCTACACCCGCCAGTTGCTGGCCCAGAACCGCTACCCCTACAAGGGCGTGCTGGGCCTGCCGTTGATTACCCGCGCCGGGGTCTTCGGTACCCTGACGCTGTACTGGGAAGCGCCGTTGCCGCTGGACGACGATGATCTGGCGCTGGCCGGGGTCTTCGCCGCGCAGGCATCGCTGGCCGTGGAAAATGCCCGCCTGTACGAGGAAGAACTGCGCCGCGAGCGCGAGGCCGCCGTGCTGCTGAACGTGGGCCGCGTGCTGGGCGAGAGTCAGGACGATGACGCGCTGGCCGGGGCGGTGCGCCTGACCACCCTGGCCCTGAACGCGGGGCGCGGTCTGATCGCCCTGACTGACGACGCGGGCGAGGTGCTGCGTTGCGCCACGTTCAACCTGTATCCGCCCACACCGGAAGAACTGGCCTCGTTGAAGGCCCAACTGGGACGCGGCCCCCGCCCCCTGCCCCGCCGCGCCTGCCTTCCAGTGGCGGGCAGCGGGCTGATCGTGCCCCTGGGCGACGACGTCCACCCGCTGGGATTCTTATACGCCGATGATCCTAGCCCGGAAGCTCCCGGCGATCACGTTCTGCAACTGGCCCGCAGCGTGGCCGATCAGATGGCCCAGACGCTGACCCGTGTGCGCCTGCTGTCTGCCCTGGAGCGAGAGGAAGCCCGTTACCGCCAACTGGCCGAGGGCGCACATGACCTGATCCTCAGCGCGGATGCGGGCGGGACCGTGACTTACGCCAACCCCGCCGCCTCCCGCCTGCTGGAACCGCTGACCGGGCCGCTGGTGGGGGAGAGGCTGCTTTCATTGCCCACTCCCGCCACCCGTGACGCCCTGAGCGCCGCCTGGGACGCTGCCCGCACCCGCAATGCCGGGGGCCGCGCCGAGATTGGAATTGGTCCTTACCGCCTAGAGGTGCGCCTGAGCGCCGTTGAGGCTGGCCCGGATTCCGGCGTGTTGCTCGTCGCCCGTGACCTCTCCGAACTCCAGACCCTGGCGGACGAGATCACCCGGCGCGGGCAGGCGCTAGAGGCCGCCACCTCCCGCCAGTCCGAACTCCGCACCTATCTCTCCCTGTTCACCCAGGCGCAGGAGGAAGAGCGCAAACGCATCAGCCGCGAGCTGCACGACGACACCGCGCAGGTGTTGACCGCCTCTGGCCGCCGGGTGGCAAGGCTGGCGCGCGAGCTGAGCGGCGAGCAGCGGGAACGCGCCGACGACATCCTGGCGGACCTGAACGCCGCGTTGGACAGCGTGCGCCGCTTTGCCCGCAACCTGCGTCCCAGTGTGCTGGACGATTTGGGGCTGCTGCCCGCGCTGGAATGGCTGGCGGGGCAGGCGCAGACGCCCACCCGTCTGGAAGTCGGGGGCCATGACCGCCGTCTGAACGCGGCCACCGAACTCACCATCTTTCGGCTGGCGCAGGAGGCACTGAACAACGTGGACAAGCACGCTGGGGCGAGCAGCGCCGCCATTCGTGTGATCTTTGGAGAAGGCGGCGTGGACGTGGTCATCAGCGACGACGGCCAGGGTTTCACCCCGCAGCAGGCCGAGGCCCGCGCCCAGGAGGGCCACTTGGGACTGACGGGCCTGCGCGAGCGCGTCGCTCTGGCCGGGGGAGAATTGAATGTGGACAGCGGGCCGGGGCAGGGAACGAAGTTGAGATTTAGTTTGCCGGGATAG
- a CDS encoding aspartate-semialdehyde dehydrogenase, translating into MRVAIVGATGAVGHELMQVLEKSSLKFDELLLFASPRSAGSKLTFKGQELTVQITPEGAIDADVILASAGGAISKEKAPAWVAGGAVVIDNSSAFRYDPQVPLVVPEVNGEAALHHKGIIANPNCTTAVAVLAVAPIHREYGVKRMIVSTYQATSGAGQKGMDELLTQTHMVLHGKEAGHEVFSHPIPFNVIPHIDAFQDNGYTKEEMKVAWETRKIIGDESLKISCTAVRIPTLRTHSEAITLELERPATPEAVRELLSRSAGVEVRDNPGEGLYPMPLTASGKYDVEVGRIRASLVFDGGIDLFVAGDQLLKGAALNAVQIAEYLQEHGALKEKQRV; encoded by the coding sequence ATGCGCGTAGCCATTGTGGGAGCCACCGGAGCCGTCGGACACGAGTTGATGCAGGTGCTGGAAAAGAGCAGCCTGAAGTTTGACGAGCTGCTGCTGTTCGCCTCGCCGCGTTCGGCAGGCAGCAAACTGACCTTCAAGGGCCAGGAATTGACCGTGCAGATCACCCCGGAAGGCGCAATCGACGCCGACGTGATCCTGGCCTCGGCAGGCGGCGCGATCAGCAAGGAAAAGGCCCCGGCGTGGGTGGCCGGGGGCGCGGTGGTCATCGACAATTCCAGCGCCTTCCGCTATGACCCGCAGGTGCCGTTGGTGGTGCCGGAAGTGAACGGCGAGGCCGCGCTGCACCACAAAGGCATCATCGCCAACCCGAACTGCACCACCGCCGTCGCCGTGCTGGCCGTGGCCCCCATCCACCGCGAATACGGCGTCAAGCGCATGATCGTCTCTACCTATCAGGCCACCAGCGGCGCGGGCCAGAAGGGCATGGACGAACTGCTGACCCAGACCCATATGGTCCTGCACGGCAAGGAGGCCGGGCACGAGGTCTTCTCGCACCCGATTCCCTTCAACGTGATTCCGCACATCGATGCCTTTCAGGACAATGGTTACACCAAAGAAGAGATGAAGGTGGCCTGGGAAACGCGCAAGATCATCGGGGACGAGTCTCTGAAGATCAGTTGCACGGCGGTGCGGATTCCCACCCTGCGGACGCACAGCGAGGCGATCACGCTGGAGCTGGAGCGCCCCGCCACACCGGAAGCCGTGCGCGAACTGCTGTCCCGCTCTGCCGGTGTAGAAGTGCGCGACAACCCAGGGGAAGGGCTGTACCCGATGCCCCTGACTGCCAGCGGCAAATACGACGTGGAGGTGGGCCGCATCCGCGCAAGTCTGGTGTTCGACGGCGGCATCGACCTGTTCGTGGCCGGGGATCAACTGCTCAAGGGCGCGGCCCTGAACGCCGTGCAGATCGCGGAGTATTTGCAGGAACATGGTGCGTTGAAAGAAAAGCAGCGAGTTTAA
- a CDS encoding dienelactone hydrolase family protein: protein MAEDRQDLFRYVVEEFAEDYHEGELQRREFLRRMTLLGGGVIGARVLLTSLGIAGITASELASAQTAPPQPDPAKGAGMVDPRDPAISVKPVTYEANGFTNLAYLARPAGNTPAPGVIVIHENKGLQPHIQDIARRLAKAGYIAMAPDLVSKIGGTQQYIDTAQISSYLAQTSGDEHVANLLEAAKVLKTQPGVQGIGAVGFCFGGGLTWSLSTALPELKAAVPFYGPAPDAAKVPDIKAAVLGIYGGNDTRINAGIPALETALKAAGTTYGIKIYDGAGHAFNNDTGGSYVKAAADDAWAQTLAWFDKYLKA, encoded by the coding sequence ATGGCTGAAGACCGTCAGGATCTGTTCCGTTACGTTGTCGAGGAATTTGCAGAGGACTACCACGAGGGCGAGTTGCAGCGCCGCGAGTTCCTGCGCCGCATGACCCTGCTGGGCGGCGGCGTGATCGGCGCACGCGTGCTGCTGACCTCGCTGGGCATCGCCGGGATTACGGCCTCGGAACTGGCCAGCGCCCAGACTGCGCCGCCCCAGCCTGACCCGGCCAAGGGTGCAGGGATGGTTGATCCGCGTGATCCCGCCATTTCTGTTAAGCCCGTCACTTACGAAGCCAACGGGTTTACCAATCTGGCGTATCTGGCCCGCCCGGCAGGCAATACTCCCGCCCCCGGCGTGATCGTCATTCACGAGAACAAGGGCCTCCAGCCGCACATCCAGGACATCGCACGCCGTCTGGCCAAGGCCGGATACATTGCGATGGCCCCGGATCTGGTGTCTAAAATTGGCGGCACCCAGCAGTACATCGACACCGCGCAGATTTCCAGCTATCTGGCGCAGACCTCGGGCGACGAGCATGTGGCGAATCTGCTGGAGGCGGCCAAGGTCCTGAAAACCCAGCCGGGCGTGCAGGGCATCGGCGCCGTGGGCTTCTGCTTCGGCGGCGGCCTGACCTGGAGTCTCTCCACGGCGCTCCCGGAACTGAAAGCCGCCGTGCCGTTTTACGGTCCTGCGCCTGACGCAGCAAAGGTGCCGGACATCAAGGCAGCGGTGCTGGGCATTTACGGCGGCAACGACACCCGCATCAACGCGGGCATTCCAGCGCTGGAAACGGCCCTCAAGGCGGCGGGAACCACCTACGGGATCAAGATCTACGACGGCGCGGGCCACGCCTTTAACAACGACACCGGCGGCAGTTATGTCAAGGCCGCTGCCGACGACGCCTGGGCGCAGACGCTGGCCTGGTTTGACAAGTACCTGAAAGCGTAA
- a CDS encoding proline--tRNA ligase, with protein sequence MRLSQGSFVTRRETPSEADTRGTEMLLRAGFIRQLGSGLYAMLPPMTRVLHKLEALIRHELEGAAQEVSFPLLQPAALWRKSGRWDTYTRAEQIMFAVTDRAGRELALAPTHEEAAVAVARELVGSYRDLPLSVYQIGRKFRDELRPRAGLLRTREFVMKDGYSFHTTSEDLARTFEVMGDAYARILTRLGADWRAAQADSGMIGGIGSREYLLLSDVGEDEVLYTADGLYTANAEQAVSHAHPAPASPFTTFGRRHTPGTPTVASACAVLSCEPAHMIKNVLYEAEYLNGDQTSTRPILVSLRGDHSVNRVKLWNAVSARVDGTLTALEVADTANWATSLPLGYIAPHLPDSPNRTFLRLCDGAAAESNNFTTGANETDWHVLGANWDEQFRLPEVADLRQAQAGEMSTHDPAQPLLSARGIEVGHIFQLGTRYTGALGMTYAAADGSSQTPTMGCYGLGVTRLAAALAEQYADERGLVWPAVIAPHEVILTVVDMKDAAQVEAAETLYTELRAAGRDVLLDDRPLRAGVKFADADLTGIPWRITLGCGVAGGRAEVRERRGGEVQEMGLGEITGWLGRSMGQS encoded by the coding sequence ATGCGCCTATCACAAGGTTCGTTCGTCACGCGGCGGGAAACGCCTTCGGAGGCGGACACGCGCGGCACCGAAATGCTGCTGCGCGCCGGATTTATCCGACAACTGGGCAGCGGCCTGTACGCCATGCTGCCGCCCATGACCCGCGTGCTGCACAAGTTGGAAGCACTTATTCGCCATGAGCTGGAAGGCGCGGCGCAGGAGGTCAGCTTTCCGCTGCTGCAACCCGCCGCGCTGTGGCGGAAGTCCGGGCGCTGGGACACCTACACCCGCGCCGAGCAGATCATGTTCGCCGTGACAGACCGTGCAGGACGTGAACTGGCGCTGGCCCCCACCCACGAGGAAGCCGCCGTGGCCGTGGCCCGCGAGCTGGTGGGCAGTTACCGCGATCTGCCCCTAAGCGTGTACCAGATCGGGCGCAAATTCCGCGACGAGCTGCGGCCCCGCGCTGGGTTGCTGCGGACACGCGAATTCGTGATGAAGGATGGCTACAGCTTCCACACCACGTCCGAGGATCTGGCCCGGACCTTCGAGGTCATGGGCGACGCTTACGCCCGCATTCTGACCCGGCTGGGCGCGGACTGGCGCGCCGCACAGGCCGACAGCGGAATGATCGGCGGGATCGGGAGCCGCGAATACCTGCTGCTGTCGGATGTGGGGGAAGACGAGGTGCTGTACACCGCCGACGGGTTGTACACGGCGAACGCGGAACAGGCTGTCTCACACGCCCATCCGGCCCCGGCCAGTCCGTTCACGACTTTTGGGCGCCGCCACACCCCCGGCACGCCTACCGTGGCGAGCGCCTGCGCCGTCCTGAGCTGCGAACCCGCACACATGATTAAAAACGTGCTGTACGAGGCCGAATATCTGAACGGCGATCAGACCTCTACCCGGCCCATCCTGGTCAGCCTGCGCGGCGATCACAGCGTCAATCGGGTCAAACTATGGAACGCCGTATCCGCGCGGGTAGATGGAACACTGACCGCGCTGGAGGTGGCGGACACGGCAAACTGGGCCACAAGTCTGCCGCTCGGCTACATCGCCCCCCACTTGCCAGACAGCCCGAATCGCACTTTTTTGCGCCTGTGCGACGGGGCGGCAGCAGAATCGAACAACTTCACCACGGGCGCGAACGAGACCGACTGGCATGTGTTGGGCGCGAACTGGGACGAGCAGTTCCGGCTGCCCGAAGTGGCTGATCTGCGGCAGGCGCAGGCGGGCGAAATGTCCACCCACGATCCGGCCCAGCCGCTCCTGTCGGCGCGGGGCATCGAAGTGGGCCACATCTTTCAGCTCGGCACGCGCTACACGGGGGCGCTGGGGATGACCTACGCGGCGGCGGACGGCAGCTCGCAGACGCCCACGATGGGCTGCTACGGCCTGGGCGTGACCCGGCTGGCGGCGGCGCTGGCCGAGCAATATGCAGACGAACGTGGTCTGGTCTGGCCCGCTGTCATCGCCCCCCACGAGGTCATCCTGACCGTGGTGGACATGAAAGACGCCGCCCAGGTCGAGGCCGCCGAAACCCTTTACACAGAACTCCGGGCTGCTGGAAGAGATGTCCTGCTTGATGACCGTCCCCTCCGGGCAGGCGTCAAATTCGCCGACGCGGACCTGACCGGCATTCCCTGGCGCATAACGCTGGGGTGCGGAGTGGCCGGGGGCCGGGCGGAAGTCAGGGAGCGGCGTGGGGGCGAGGTTCAGGAAATGGGGCTGGGCGAGATCACAGGCTGGCTGGGCAGGTCTATGGGCCAGTCCTGA
- a CDS encoding GGDEF domain-containing protein: MDPQANLHLPSRDPYGETVRRRLYIGAVVCGMTLLLFGVVMQRALNLHEPYLQYVAPVLMGLSALNLWWLLSGRALIVAELASVVVLAAASMAHIVLVSLGAAAMPGAYPNSGPYWAVIGVCVLAFLALPPRRATPFNLSYLSFSLLLPWLLPATYAASSASGLVRVQLNAVMVFLLVWGLSWFRTQYASQTQTQELLRQMAFTDALTGLPNRHAVYPAVEALLRDAAQGQAGSLFLIDLDHFKRINDGHGHGVGDEVLVAAAQVLRNCATEKGSPSPTVGRWGGEEFIVVMPGTPPERARVRAEGLLAEFRAWNWPQHLQVTASIGSSSVRTGEDFSGLLARADAALYAAKASGRDRAVVQGEAELEESALC; encoded by the coding sequence ATGGACCCGCAAGCCAATCTCCACCTGCCGAGCCGTGATCCCTACGGCGAGACGGTCCGGCGGCGGCTGTACATCGGCGCGGTGGTCTGCGGCATGACGCTGCTGCTGTTCGGCGTCGTCATGCAACGAGCGCTGAACCTGCATGAACCGTACCTGCAATACGTCGCCCCGGTGCTGATGGGTTTGAGTGCGCTGAACCTATGGTGGCTGCTGTCAGGTCGGGCGTTGATTGTCGCTGAGCTGGCCTCCGTTGTGGTACTGGCCGCCGCGAGCATGGCTCATATCGTGCTGGTCAGCCTGGGTGCCGCCGCGATGCCGGGGGCCTATCCCAACAGCGGGCCGTACTGGGCCGTGATCGGTGTCTGCGTGCTGGCCTTTCTGGCCCTGCCGCCGCGCCGCGCCACGCCCTTCAACCTGAGCTATCTGTCCTTCAGCCTGCTGCTGCCGTGGTTGCTGCCCGCCACCTACGCCGCATCGTCCGCTTCCGGGCTGGTGCGGGTGCAGCTCAATGCCGTGATGGTGTTCCTGCTGGTCTGGGGTCTGTCGTGGTTCCGTACCCAGTACGCCAGCCAGACCCAGACCCAGGAACTGCTGCGCCAGATGGCTTTCACGGACGCCCTGACTGGCCTGCCCAACCGCCACGCCGTCTACCCGGCAGTCGAGGCCCTGCTCCGGGACGCGGCGCAGGGGCAGGCCGGTTCGCTGTTTCTGATCGATCTGGACCACTTCAAGCGCATCAATGACGGCCACGGCCACGGCGTCGGCGACGAGGTGCTGGTGGCGGCGGCACAGGTGCTGCGAAACTGCGCCACTGAAAAAGGTTCGCCGTCGCCCACGGTGGGCCGCTGGGGAGGAGAGGAATTTATCGTGGTGATGCCGGGCACGCCTCCCGAGCGTGCCAGGGTCCGCGCCGAAGGGCTGCTGGCCGAATTCCGTGCCTGGAACTGGCCTCAGCACCTTCAGGTGACGGCCAGCATCGGCTCCAGCAGTGTCCGGACAGGCGAGGATTTCAGCGGGTTGCTGGCCCGCGCCGACGCCGCCCTGTACGCGGCCAAAGCCTCGGGCCGGGACCGGGCCGTCGTGCAGGGTGAGGCGGAACTGGAGGAGTCCGCCCTCTGCTGA
- a CDS encoding rhomboid family intramembrane serine protease — protein sequence MRPSPPPVRPRPSPLAPGKPQIGPALWTTAALIALIWVQEIVDLFGFGGRLDYYGIEPRVPGTFWHVLTAPFLHYGFPHLIANTVPLAVLAFMSAVRGVGRFLAVTLVVAVVGGGLVWLLGRGGSVHLGASELIFGYLAYLLGVGWWERTPAAIGVAVVAAVLYGSIIWGVLPGNPAVSWESHLFGFLAGLLAAALLHGRRPGKGTQSRLKV from the coding sequence ATGAGACCGTCCCCGCCCCCGGTTCGTCCCAGGCCTTCGCCACTTGCACCAGGCAAACCGCAGATCGGCCCCGCCCTGTGGACCACTGCCGCACTGATCGCGCTGATCTGGGTGCAGGAAATCGTCGATCTGTTCGGCTTTGGCGGGCGGCTGGACTACTACGGCATCGAGCCACGCGTGCCCGGCACCTTCTGGCATGTGCTGACCGCGCCGTTCCTGCACTACGGCTTTCCCCATCTGATCGCCAACACCGTGCCCCTGGCTGTGCTGGCCTTCATGAGCGCGGTGCGCGGTGTGGGGCGCTTTCTGGCGGTCACGCTGGTGGTGGCGGTGGTGGGCGGCGGGCTGGTGTGGCTGCTGGGGCGCGGCGGCAGCGTGCATCTGGGAGCCAGCGAACTGATCTTCGGCTATCTGGCGTACCTGCTGGGCGTGGGCTGGTGGGAGCGTACCCCTGCCGCGATTGGCGTGGCCGTGGTGGCCGCCGTGCTGTACGGCAGCATCATCTGGGGCGTGCTGCCGGGCAATCCGGCGGTGTCCTGGGAGTCGCACCTGTTCGGTTTTCTGGCGGGTTTGCTGGCAGCGGCGCTGCTGCATGGGCGCAGGCCGGGAAAGGGAACGCAGAGCCGTCTGAAAGTCTGA
- a CDS encoding VOC family protein yields the protein MPATLDHLVIAARTLEEGRAWLEGRLDLPMQDGGKHDNFGTHNALLSLGPDCYLEVIAIDPSAPVPNRPRWFGLDTPEIKARLEDGPALIHWVAAVETLTAGPEVLDLSRGENRWALTVPEDGGLPMHGVAPSRIVWHTPPPPTRLTDAGVRLGKLRLGSPTPDALRAVLDTLNFTGEVEVYEAPQPELRAVLETPNGLVTLD from the coding sequence ATGCCCGCCACCCTGGATCATCTGGTCATCGCCGCCCGCACGCTGGAAGAGGGCCGCGCGTGGCTCGAAGGCCGCCTGGACCTGCCCATGCAGGACGGCGGAAAACACGACAACTTCGGCACCCACAACGCGCTGCTGTCGCTGGGGCCGGATTGCTATCTGGAGGTCATCGCCATTGACCCCAGTGCCCCTGTCCCGAATCGCCCGCGCTGGTTCGGGCTGGACACCCCAGAAATAAAAGCGCGGCTGGAAGACGGACCCGCGTTGATCCACTGGGTGGCGGCGGTGGAAACGCTGACGGCTGGGCCAGAGGTGTTGGATCTCTCACGCGGCGAGAACCGCTGGGCGCTGACCGTGCCTGAAGACGGCGGGCTGCCGATGCACGGCGTCGCTCCGTCCCGCATCGTGTGGCACACGCCCCCGCCCCCCACACGGTTAACCGATGCCGGGGTGAGGCTGGGAAAGCTGCGACTGGGCAGCCCCACCCCGGATGCCCTGCGTGCTGTTCTGGACACCCTGAACTTCACGGGTGAGGTGGAGGTCTACGAGGCCCCGCAGCCTGAATTGCGCGCGGTGCTGGAAACGCCGAATGGACTGGTGACGCTGGATTGA
- a CDS encoding long-chain fatty acid--CoA ligase, whose protein sequence is MQGNMMDVQLTVPTILERIRGQYKTREVVSLLAAGRDEAGNPVAKKHRISYGEVADRSLRLANGLLGLGLQKGDRVATLAVNSFRHLEAYLGVPSAGLVLHTVNIRLHPEQVAWILNDAEDRVLMIENVFAAMIPALKAACPKLEHIIVMGPLPQPMPGIHDYDTFVMGAEPLSRYPRLDENDAAAMCYTSGTTGNPKGVVYTHRSTVLHSLVSAPKDALNVGEADSVLPIVPMFHVNAWGLPYTCAMYGAKQVFAGVFSDGKNIATLLQDEGVTVTAGVPTIWMGLLGELDRAKEAGEPYRLDGLERLIVGGSAAPESMIRAFQTRHDLTMLQAWGMTETHPLGTASSLPFDVDADSDEGFKLRAKQGRTVPLITLDIVDAGRKRLPHDGKTMGNLIARGPWVANSYYKGAGQDNFFELDGELWFDTGDISTLDERGYMHIQDRSKDLIKSGGEWISSVDLENAIMAHPAVAQCAVIAMDDPKWDERPLAVVVPRPGQSVTHQQLIELLEPHFAKFWLPDATVLTDSIPIGATGKFLKRELREEYRGYSAGNSPHRAEQTE, encoded by the coding sequence ATGCAAGGCAACATGATGGACGTTCAACTGACGGTCCCCACCATTCTGGAACGCATTCGCGGGCAGTACAAAACCCGTGAGGTGGTCAGCCTGCTGGCGGCGGGCCGCGACGAGGCGGGCAATCCGGTTGCCAAGAAGCACCGCATCAGCTACGGCGAGGTAGCGGACCGCTCCCTGCGGCTGGCAAACGGCCTGCTGGGGCTGGGCTTGCAGAAGGGAGACCGGGTGGCGACATTGGCCGTCAACTCCTTCCGGCATCTGGAAGCGTACCTGGGCGTGCCCAGCGCGGGTCTGGTGCTGCACACCGTCAACATCCGGCTGCACCCCGAACAGGTGGCCTGGATTCTGAACGACGCCGAGGACCGCGTGCTGATGATCGAGAACGTCTTCGCCGCCATGATCCCAGCGCTAAAGGCGGCCTGTCCCAAGCTGGAACACATCATCGTGATGGGACCGCTGCCGCAGCCCATGCCCGGCATCCACGACTATGACACCTTCGTGATGGGTGCGGAGCCTTTGTCCCGTTACCCGCGCCTGGACGAGAACGACGCAGCGGCCATGTGCTACACCTCCGGCACCACGGGGAACCCCAAGGGCGTGGTGTACACGCACCGCTCCACCGTGCTGCACTCGCTGGTCAGCGCCCCCAAGGACGCCCTGAACGTGGGCGAGGCCGACAGCGTACTGCCCATCGTGCCGATGTTTCACGTCAACGCCTGGGGCCTGCCCTACACCTGCGCCATGTACGGCGCGAAACAGGTGTTTGCCGGGGTGTTCAGCGATGGCAAGAACATTGCCACGCTGCTTCAGGATGAAGGCGTAACCGTCACGGCGGGCGTGCCCACCATCTGGATGGGCCTGCTGGGCGAACTGGACCGCGCGAAAGAGGCTGGAGAGCCGTACAGGTTGGACGGCCTGGAACGCCTGATCGTGGGCGGCAGCGCCGCGCCGGAATCCATGATCCGCGCCTTCCAGACGCGCCATGACCTGACCATGCTGCAAGCCTGGGGCATGACCGAAACGCACCCGCTGGGCACGGCCAGTAGCCTGCCCTTTGATGTGGATGCCGACAGCGACGAGGGCTTCAAGCTGCGGGCCAAGCAGGGCCGCACCGTGCCGCTGATCACGCTGGATATCGTGGATGCGGGCCGCAAACGCCTACCCCACGACGGCAAAACGATGGGCAACCTGATCGCGCGCGGCCCGTGGGTGGCCAACAGCTATTACAAGGGCGCGGGCCAGGACAACTTCTTTGAGCTGGACGGCGAACTGTGGTTTGACACCGGCGATATCTCCACGCTGGACGAGCGCGGTTACATGCACATTCAGGACCGCAGCAAGGACCTGATCAAGTCCGGCGGCGAGTGGATCAGCAGCGTGGACCTGGAAAACGCCATCATGGCGCACCCCGCCGTGGCGCAGTGCGCCGTCATTGCGATGGACGATCCCAAGTGGGACGAGCGCCCGCTGGCCGTGGTGGTCCCGCGCCCCGGCCAGAGCGTGACCCATCAGCAGTTGATTGAATTGCTGGAACCCCACTTCGCCAAGTTCTGGCTGCCCGACGCCACCGTGCTGACCGACAGCATTCCGATCGGCGCAACCGGCAAGTTCCTGAAACGTGAACTGCGCGAGGAGTACCGGGGCTACTCGGCTGGGAATTCGCCGCATCGGGCCGAGCAGACGGAGTAA